In Myxococcus virescens, a single window of DNA contains:
- a CDS encoding non-ribosomal peptide synthetase codes for MNLGELLAELNRRGLEVRVEGDALRLRGPKGAATPELRQSLAEHKPELLELLRAHDRGQEEAPIVPVQRTGPAPLSYGQTRLWFLDRLEPGSTAYNLMLALQVEGHLDVAIVKRCFTEVIRRHEVLRTRYAEHAGVPVQIVDPEPRFDFRVLDEREVLASEPAGVEAFLQREGKRPFDLATGPVMRVLIIERGPQGQYLQLCLHHIAADVWAQAILVREIVTLYGAFASGQPSPLPPLTLQYSDFAVWQREYLQGEVRQKLVDYWRKKLEGAPPLLELPTDHPRPKVQSNRGGEVRFEVGPQLTAALKALSHTARTTPFVGMLSAFFVLLHRLTGREDLVLGANSINRTRTELEPLVGFFVDNLVMRVDLGGNPGFAAVLERVRETVLDAFAHQDLPFDLLVEELRPARSLGFNPLFQVVFAWVRASGEAQDETGLRMRPIEFEAESSRFDLNLFVDDHGDRLSARMVFNRDLFEQGTIQHYVDCFQVLLEGLVAEPQRPVGELPVLPADVRERVLRQWNDTGTPEAEGACLHALIEAQALRTPDAVAVVVDDWELTYGELDQLSDRVAASLQDLDVGPEVAVGVYLDRSAEFIVSLLAVMKAGGAFLALDADEPVDRLRHIVADARPRVVISSTKLSERLWGMGGFVTLHVDEGVRGVPAAPGQQLRRDVLPDQLAYILYTSGSTGRPKGTEITHRSIVNYLRWSVDAYRLREGTGSPVIGSVSFDGTLTSLFAPLLAGRALFLVPRGHEIDQLTSRDYPEQGFSFIKMTPSHLRAFNGLGRTREVLGRTHAVVLGGEGLHGVDLAPWREQGLPTRVINEYGPTEAAVACCFETLLPDGTPPPERVPIGRPIPHMRLYILDRYLQPVPVGVPGELYIGGVGLARGYLRRPDLTAERFVPNPFDGGLEGSRLYRTGDHARYLSDGRIEYLGRQDDQLKIRGHRVEAGEVEAALGRHPDVVQAAVLLQRLPSGAPRLVAYVQPQSMENGDLRAELRKSLREVLPEYMMPEVIAVLPELPLTPSGKIDRKALPPGVSEAPVASALARTEARTETERQLQALFGELLGLSSVAPTDSFFELGGHSLLAVTLISRISAKLGIEVPLNEVFDRPSVEALAHWIDEHSSKVTALIRQLPACVVALKPLGHKPPLFLTPPSAGSPAVYVALARHLDAEQPVFGFQMPGVMDDQLPPETIEDTAALYVAALRQVQPRGPYRIAGWSYGGLVVSEMARQLEALGEQVALLGLIDGAALDRLAGHDGTPQEIPAGSQLIKVLGEAQMPRDYASLRLIGEWMGISLPESWADLLRRDTDGQYSYLWRFLRDSALTARNFLATRRSEQLYTFSSYGGSATLFRTGPVTIGGDPLVDSVRRFALAGTEVIPVPGNHMTLIMDERNVAVLAIEIQKCLDRVLPLPPIAEMSRAEMPATGLAAQLPMEVM; via the coding sequence ATGAACCTGGGGGAACTGCTCGCCGAGCTGAATCGGCGGGGCCTGGAAGTCCGGGTGGAGGGCGACGCGCTGAGGCTGCGCGGACCGAAAGGCGCCGCCACCCCGGAGCTTCGGCAGTCACTGGCGGAACACAAACCCGAGCTGCTCGAGCTCCTGCGTGCCCATGACCGGGGGCAGGAGGAGGCGCCCATCGTCCCGGTTCAACGCACCGGGCCCGCGCCGCTCTCCTATGGGCAGACGCGGCTGTGGTTCCTCGACCGTTTGGAGCCTGGGAGCACCGCCTACAACCTGATGCTGGCGTTGCAGGTCGAAGGGCACCTCGACGTGGCCATCGTGAAGCGCTGCTTCACCGAGGTCATCCGCCGCCATGAGGTGCTGCGCACGCGGTATGCCGAGCACGCGGGCGTCCCGGTCCAGATTGTCGACCCGGAGCCCCGGTTCGACTTCCGCGTGCTCGACGAGCGCGAGGTGCTGGCCTCCGAGCCCGCGGGCGTGGAGGCCTTCCTCCAGCGTGAGGGCAAGCGGCCCTTCGACCTGGCCACGGGCCCCGTGATGCGTGTGCTCATCATCGAGCGGGGACCCCAGGGACAGTACCTCCAGCTCTGCCTGCACCACATCGCGGCGGACGTATGGGCGCAGGCCATCCTCGTCCGCGAAATCGTGACGTTGTATGGCGCCTTCGCCAGTGGCCAACCTTCGCCGTTGCCGCCCCTGACGCTCCAGTACTCCGACTTCGCCGTCTGGCAGCGGGAGTACCTCCAGGGCGAGGTTCGCCAGAAGCTGGTGGACTACTGGCGCAAGAAGCTGGAGGGGGCACCTCCGCTGCTCGAGCTTCCCACGGACCATCCTCGCCCCAAGGTGCAGTCGAACCGAGGCGGCGAGGTGCGCTTTGAAGTGGGCCCCCAGCTCACCGCCGCCTTGAAGGCGCTGAGCCATACGGCCCGCACCACGCCCTTCGTGGGGATGCTGAGCGCGTTCTTCGTGCTCCTGCACCGCCTCACGGGGCGTGAGGACCTGGTCCTGGGCGCGAACTCCATCAACCGGACGCGCACGGAGCTGGAGCCGTTGGTGGGCTTCTTCGTGGACAACCTGGTGATGCGGGTGGACCTCGGCGGCAACCCGGGGTTCGCCGCGGTGCTGGAGCGCGTGCGTGAGACGGTGCTCGATGCCTTCGCTCACCAGGACCTGCCCTTCGACCTGCTCGTGGAGGAGCTGAGGCCCGCGCGCAGCCTGGGCTTCAACCCGTTGTTCCAGGTTGTCTTTGCGTGGGTCCGCGCTTCCGGCGAGGCCCAGGACGAGACGGGCCTCCGCATGCGGCCGATCGAGTTCGAGGCGGAATCATCGCGCTTCGACCTCAACCTCTTCGTGGATGACCACGGCGACCGGTTGTCGGCGCGGATGGTGTTCAACCGCGACCTCTTCGAGCAGGGCACCATCCAGCACTACGTGGACTGCTTCCAGGTGCTGCTCGAAGGGCTCGTGGCCGAGCCCCAGCGGCCGGTGGGCGAGCTGCCCGTGCTCCCCGCGGATGTCCGCGAGCGCGTGCTCCGGCAGTGGAACGACACGGGGACGCCGGAGGCGGAAGGCGCGTGCCTCCATGCGCTCATCGAAGCTCAGGCGCTGCGCACGCCGGATGCGGTGGCCGTCGTCGTGGACGACTGGGAGCTGACCTACGGCGAGCTCGACCAGCTCAGCGACCGGGTCGCGGCGTCACTCCAGGATTTGGACGTGGGACCGGAGGTGGCGGTCGGGGTCTACCTGGACCGTTCGGCGGAGTTCATCGTGAGCCTGCTGGCGGTGATGAAGGCAGGGGGCGCGTTCCTCGCGCTCGACGCAGACGAGCCCGTGGACCGGCTCCGCCACATCGTCGCGGATGCCCGGCCCCGGGTGGTGATTTCTTCCACGAAGCTGTCCGAGCGCCTCTGGGGCATGGGGGGCTTCGTCACGCTCCACGTGGACGAAGGCGTTCGGGGCGTGCCCGCCGCGCCAGGCCAGCAGCTCCGCCGTGACGTCCTCCCCGACCAACTGGCCTACATCCTCTACACGTCAGGCTCGACGGGCCGGCCCAAGGGCACGGAAATCACGCACCGGAGCATCGTCAACTACCTGCGCTGGAGCGTGGACGCCTACCGGCTTCGCGAAGGGACGGGGAGCCCGGTGATTGGCTCCGTCAGCTTCGACGGCACGCTGACGAGCCTCTTCGCGCCGCTCCTGGCGGGCCGCGCGCTGTTCCTCGTGCCACGCGGTCATGAAATCGACCAGCTGACGTCCCGGGACTACCCCGAGCAGGGCTTCAGCTTCATCAAGATGACGCCGTCGCACCTGCGGGCCTTCAACGGCCTGGGGCGCACGCGCGAGGTGCTCGGCCGCACCCATGCGGTGGTGCTGGGCGGGGAAGGGCTGCACGGCGTGGACCTGGCCCCGTGGCGGGAGCAGGGTCTCCCCACGCGCGTCATCAACGAGTATGGCCCCACCGAGGCCGCGGTGGCGTGCTGCTTCGAGACACTGCTGCCGGATGGAACACCCCCTCCGGAGCGGGTGCCCATTGGCCGGCCCATCCCGCACATGCGGTTGTACATCCTGGACCGGTACCTCCAGCCCGTGCCCGTTGGCGTACCCGGCGAGCTGTACATCGGCGGCGTCGGGCTGGCCCGAGGCTATCTGCGCCGGCCGGACCTGACGGCGGAGCGCTTCGTCCCCAACCCCTTCGACGGGGGGCTCGAGGGCTCGCGGCTCTACCGCACGGGGGACCACGCCCGGTACCTCTCCGACGGCCGCATCGAATACCTGGGCCGCCAGGACGACCAGCTCAAGATTCGCGGTCACCGCGTCGAGGCGGGAGAGGTGGAGGCCGCGCTGGGCCGCCATCCCGACGTCGTCCAGGCCGCGGTGCTCCTGCAACGCCTTCCAAGCGGGGCACCGCGCCTGGTGGCCTACGTGCAGCCCCAGTCGATGGAGAACGGTGACCTGAGGGCGGAGCTGCGCAAGTCCCTGCGTGAGGTGTTGCCCGAGTACATGATGCCGGAGGTCATCGCGGTCCTCCCCGAGCTGCCGCTGACGCCCAGCGGGAAGATTGACCGCAAGGCGCTCCCGCCCGGGGTATCCGAGGCCCCCGTCGCCAGCGCGCTGGCCCGCACGGAAGCGCGGACCGAGACGGAGCGGCAACTCCAGGCGCTGTTCGGCGAACTCCTGGGCCTGAGCTCCGTGGCCCCCACCGACAGCTTCTTCGAGCTGGGAGGCCACTCGCTCCTCGCCGTCACGCTCATCTCGCGCATCTCCGCGAAGCTGGGCATCGAGGTGCCCCTCAACGAGGTGTTCGATCGGCCCTCCGTGGAGGCCCTGGCGCACTGGATTGACGAACACTCCAGCAAGGTCACCGCGCTGATTCGCCAACTGCCCGCCTGTGTGGTGGCGCTGAAGCCCCTCGGACACAAACCGCCGCTGTTCCTCACCCCGCCGTCCGCTGGCAGCCCGGCCGTCTACGTCGCCCTGGCCCGCCACCTGGACGCGGAGCAGCCCGTGTTCGGCTTCCAGATGCCTGGCGTCATGGACGACCAGCTGCCACCGGAGACCATCGAGGACACCGCCGCGCTGTATGTGGCGGCCCTGCGGCAGGTCCAGCCGCGCGGGCCGTACCGGATTGCGGGCTGGTCCTACGGAGGGCTCGTCGTCAGTGAAATGGCGCGGCAGCTCGAAGCGCTCGGGGAACAGGTGGCGCTGCTCGGCTTGATTGACGGTGCGGCGCTGGACCGGCTGGCCGGGCACGACGGTACCCCGCAGGAGATTCCCGCGGGCTCCCAGCTCATCAAGGTGCTGGGGGAGGCCCAGATGCCGCGGGACTACGCCAGCCTGAGATTGATAGGCGAATGGATGGGAATCAGCCTGCCCGAGTCATGGGCAGACCTGCTTCGTCGGGATACAGATGGGCAGTATTCATACCTGTGGCGTTTCTTGCGAGACAGCGCGCTGACGGCCCGGAATTTCCTGGCAACACGCCGTTCGGAGCAACTCTATACGTTCTCTTCGTATGGAGGCTCCGCCACACTTTTCAGGACGGGTCCGGTGACGATTGGAGGCGATCCGCTCGTCGACAGTGTGCGCAGATTCGCGCTCGCGGGGACGGAAGTGATACCGGTTCCAGGCAATCACATGACGCTCATCATGGATGAACGGAATGTCGCCGTGCTTGCAATTGAAATACAGAAATGTCTGGATAGGGTTTTGCCGCTCCCGCCAATCGCAGAAATGTCTCGGGCGGAAATGCCAGCAACGGGGCTGGCTGCGCAGCTCCCCATGGAGGTCATGTAA
- a CDS encoding type I polyketide synthase yields the protein MAKLSTRISELPVVKLAYLASQLRSKKELLAAEPIAVVGMSCRFPGGGDLPETFWELLAEGRDATREVPASRWDVDAFYDPTPGVPGKMYTRRGAFIDGVDLFDPGFFGITPRDAKGMDPQQRLLLEECWRALERAGIPPAGLTGSRTGIFLGLMHNDYNLLGIAENMEFHSASLNYPSVAAGRISHTLGLQGPAVSVDTACSSSAVAIHLACQSLRNDESDLALAAGANLNLSPVTVMVECQNRMLAADGRCKTFDASADGFGRGEGCGVVVLKRLSDALANGDAILGVIRGSAVTHDGRSSGMMVPNGRSQERVIRAALDSCGVEPDQVGYIEAHGTGTLLGDPIEMEALRSVFGRKGARGEPLYVGSVKTNIGHLEAAAGIAGLIKVLLALQNEAIPAHLNFERPNPNIRWDDLPVTIPTATRPWLRGDKRRIAGVSSFGFSGTNVHMVVEEAPVLARPRVDAERPAHVLTLSAKSEAALEALMEAQERALPEDPLTLGDWCYTANTGRSQFEHRAAVSGATAAELRANLTRLREEKLRPAREPLRGTESPRPVFLFTGQGALRPGVGRELFETQPVFRAAVERCSKALEGLLDCSLEALLFGDSSATLLEDTRHAQPALVALEYALAELWGAWGVTPAALIGHSLGEYAAAAVAGVFSIEEALRLVVTRARLIGELLGPGAMLAVSASLDTVNRAIAPHAGAASLAAVNGPDDVVISGTPEAITEVEQALSSQGIQTKRLRMSYAFHSTQMEPVLKPFAEAFQGLTLSAPRIPLVSTLEGRRVGDEVSRPDYWCRQIREPVAFAKALEASREDGHRTYLELGPAPILAGIGRRTFQSEDLCWLPSLRPSTGETAQLLSSVAELYMRGFDVDWAAFDAPFERRPRCLPTHPFQRERYWMDLQSSENRRGFAARDDAARGEAHSLPGTPLSLAGAKETRFAARLSRDEPAFIAEHRVLGNPVLPAACYVEMALGAAHHATSGGKPLELTAIELERALVFAEGQSQDVQTVLTPEEQGSRFEIFGQATGTADRNWARLAQGRITENRTQPENVALESELLQAFPRQGSVSAHYDMMARGGLEYGPSFRGIDALRFGGEGCLAHVRLPDALVIGLGDYWLHPLLLDACFQTAAAAFTDGGAQVGSEGQGRIPVAIERLRWFKRPGSSIWVHARTGARTSLSDGLVSADLRILDEDGAVVAEVEGLLLKQVDRRAFQAAFSGAMQELLFELAWREQPVPSARDQVASQSGPWLLLVDSDRVADEVRALARQRAWTCVVATPGASYERVDANHYRLNPNDAAGFDRLLQDVSAPAAVAYLWGLGDRSPEALSGAVTSSTVGALHLVKAMARAGWAQPPAFWMVTESAVAATSTDAVEGFAQASLWGFGRAVAIEHTEFMCRMVDLEPGSESLERLFHLMAQPPQENVMALRGGRLLGARLVRPGKPPERAAPVRIHPEGVYLVTGGLGALGLATAEWLVGAGARHLLLVGRSEPTDAANARLTALTARGVGVTVARGDVSRQEDVQRLVAGVSERGQSLRGIIHTAGVLEDGVILHQDAERFSRVFAPKVQGALNLHLATAGMPLDLFVMYSSAASLVGVAGQSNYVAANSVLDSLAHHRNRQGLPALSINWGRWAGAGMAAKSADRPEASDAASLSPEVALQVFEQLLEQGAVQVGVVPFSVSSVEAGPSPGHGPLFSELMLREQARSAAASRMHELMDELKRADGERRRALLTRYVQSRLGPLLGFAPDHEVLQKRISLNEMGLDSLRAVELKNRIGRELGVDLLMARFIDGTTLDGIVDALSTQLELKELLARAPAAEAAADIEELTV from the coding sequence ATGGCGAAACTATCTACACGCATTTCCGAATTGCCTGTCGTCAAGCTCGCGTACCTCGCGAGCCAGCTGCGCTCGAAGAAGGAGCTGCTGGCGGCCGAGCCCATCGCCGTGGTGGGCATGTCCTGTCGCTTCCCCGGCGGAGGTGACCTGCCAGAGACGTTCTGGGAGCTGCTCGCCGAGGGCCGCGACGCGACACGGGAGGTGCCAGCCTCACGCTGGGACGTCGACGCGTTCTACGACCCCACGCCCGGTGTCCCGGGAAAGATGTACACGCGCCGAGGCGCCTTCATCGACGGCGTCGACCTGTTCGACCCTGGCTTCTTCGGCATCACGCCGCGTGACGCCAAGGGCATGGACCCACAGCAGCGCTTGTTGCTGGAGGAGTGCTGGCGAGCCCTGGAGCGCGCCGGCATTCCGCCCGCCGGCCTCACCGGGAGCCGCACCGGCATCTTCCTGGGGCTGATGCACAACGACTACAACCTGCTGGGCATCGCCGAGAACATGGAGTTCCACTCGGCGTCGCTCAACTACCCGTCCGTCGCCGCGGGGCGCATCTCCCACACGCTGGGCCTTCAGGGGCCCGCGGTCTCCGTGGACACGGCGTGCTCGTCGTCCGCGGTCGCCATCCACCTGGCCTGTCAGAGCCTCCGCAACGACGAGAGCGACCTCGCGCTCGCCGCGGGCGCGAACCTGAACCTCTCTCCCGTCACGGTGATGGTGGAGTGCCAGAACCGCATGCTGGCGGCGGATGGCCGCTGCAAGACGTTCGACGCCTCCGCGGACGGCTTCGGGCGCGGCGAGGGTTGCGGCGTCGTCGTGCTCAAGCGCCTGTCGGACGCGCTGGCCAATGGCGATGCCATCCTCGGCGTCATCCGGGGCTCGGCGGTCACACATGACGGCCGCAGCAGCGGGATGATGGTGCCGAACGGACGCTCGCAGGAGCGCGTCATCCGGGCGGCCCTGGACAGCTGCGGCGTGGAGCCGGACCAGGTGGGCTACATCGAGGCCCACGGGACAGGGACGCTGCTCGGTGACCCCATCGAGATGGAGGCGCTGCGGTCCGTCTTCGGGCGCAAGGGCGCTCGCGGTGAGCCGCTGTACGTCGGCTCGGTGAAGACGAACATCGGGCACCTGGAGGCCGCCGCCGGCATCGCGGGGCTCATCAAGGTCCTGCTCGCGTTGCAGAACGAGGCCATCCCCGCCCACCTGAACTTCGAGCGGCCCAATCCGAACATCCGCTGGGACGACCTGCCCGTCACCATCCCCACGGCCACGCGGCCCTGGCTGCGCGGTGACAAGCGCCGCATCGCGGGCGTCAGCAGCTTCGGCTTCAGCGGCACCAACGTGCACATGGTCGTGGAAGAAGCCCCCGTGTTGGCGCGGCCCCGCGTGGATGCGGAGCGTCCGGCCCATGTGCTGACGCTGTCGGCGAAGAGTGAAGCCGCGCTCGAAGCGCTGATGGAAGCGCAGGAACGCGCACTGCCGGAGGACCCGCTGACGCTGGGAGACTGGTGCTACACGGCAAACACGGGCCGCTCCCAGTTCGAGCACCGCGCCGCTGTTTCGGGCGCCACGGCCGCGGAGCTGCGCGCGAACCTGACGCGGCTGCGCGAAGAGAAGCTGCGCCCGGCGCGCGAACCCCTGCGCGGAACGGAGAGCCCCCGGCCTGTCTTCCTCTTCACGGGGCAGGGCGCGCTTCGCCCTGGCGTGGGACGGGAACTCTTCGAGACGCAGCCGGTGTTCCGGGCAGCGGTGGAGCGGTGCTCGAAGGCGCTGGAGGGCCTGCTCGATTGCAGCCTCGAAGCGCTCCTCTTCGGTGACTCCTCGGCGACGCTCCTGGAGGACACGCGCCACGCGCAGCCCGCGCTGGTTGCGCTGGAGTATGCGTTGGCGGAGCTGTGGGGGGCTTGGGGCGTCACGCCAGCGGCCCTCATCGGGCACAGCCTGGGAGAGTATGCCGCGGCCGCTGTCGCGGGGGTGTTCAGCATCGAGGAGGCGCTGCGTCTGGTCGTGACGCGCGCGCGGCTCATCGGCGAGCTGCTGGGCCCCGGCGCGATGCTGGCGGTCTCTGCTTCGCTCGACACAGTGAACCGGGCCATCGCGCCGCACGCCGGCGCGGCCTCCCTGGCGGCGGTCAACGGCCCTGATGACGTGGTCATCTCCGGGACGCCCGAAGCCATCACGGAGGTGGAGCAGGCGCTGTCGAGTCAGGGCATCCAGACGAAGCGTCTGCGGATGTCCTACGCCTTCCACTCCACGCAGATGGAGCCCGTGCTGAAGCCATTCGCCGAGGCCTTCCAAGGGCTCACGCTGTCGGCGCCGCGCATCCCGCTGGTGTCCACGCTGGAGGGCCGGCGTGTCGGCGACGAAGTCTCCCGGCCCGATTACTGGTGCCGCCAGATTCGAGAGCCCGTCGCCTTCGCCAAGGCGCTGGAGGCGTCGCGGGAGGACGGGCACCGGACCTACCTGGAGCTGGGACCTGCGCCCATCCTGGCTGGCATTGGCCGTAGGACGTTCCAGTCGGAAGACCTGTGCTGGCTCCCCAGCCTGCGTCCGTCCACCGGAGAGACAGCGCAGCTGCTCTCCAGCGTGGCGGAGCTGTACATGCGTGGCTTCGACGTGGATTGGGCTGCGTTCGATGCGCCTTTCGAGCGGCGCCCGCGCTGCTTGCCGACGCATCCCTTCCAACGCGAGCGCTACTGGATGGACTTGCAAAGCTCCGAGAATCGCCGGGGCTTTGCGGCGCGTGACGATGCCGCGCGAGGCGAGGCGCACTCCCTGCCGGGGACACCGCTGTCGCTCGCGGGAGCGAAGGAAACGCGCTTCGCGGCCCGGCTGAGCAGGGACGAGCCCGCCTTCATCGCGGAGCATCGTGTGCTGGGCAACCCAGTGCTGCCAGCCGCCTGCTACGTCGAGATGGCGCTCGGCGCCGCACACCACGCGACGTCCGGCGGGAAACCTCTGGAGCTCACGGCCATCGAGCTGGAGCGAGCGTTGGTCTTCGCCGAGGGACAGTCACAGGACGTCCAGACGGTGCTGACGCCCGAGGAGCAGGGCTCCCGCTTTGAAATCTTCGGGCAGGCGACGGGGACGGCGGACCGGAATTGGGCCCGGCTGGCGCAAGGCCGCATCACCGAGAACCGCACGCAGCCGGAGAACGTGGCCCTGGAGTCGGAGCTGTTGCAGGCGTTCCCCCGGCAGGGCTCCGTCAGCGCGCACTACGACATGATGGCGCGCGGTGGGTTGGAGTACGGCCCTTCGTTCCGAGGCATCGATGCGCTGCGGTTCGGCGGGGAGGGATGCCTCGCCCACGTGCGGCTGCCCGATGCGCTCGTCATCGGTTTGGGGGACTACTGGCTGCATCCGTTGCTGCTCGACGCATGCTTCCAGACGGCGGCGGCGGCGTTCACGGACGGCGGCGCGCAGGTGGGAAGCGAAGGGCAGGGGCGCATTCCGGTCGCCATCGAGCGGTTGCGTTGGTTCAAGCGGCCCGGGAGCAGCATCTGGGTGCACGCCCGAACCGGGGCGCGCACGTCGCTCTCTGACGGACTGGTGAGCGCCGACCTCCGCATCCTGGATGAGGACGGCGCCGTCGTCGCCGAGGTGGAAGGACTGCTGCTGAAGCAGGTCGACCGCCGTGCGTTCCAGGCGGCCTTCTCGGGGGCGATGCAGGAGCTCCTCTTCGAGCTGGCGTGGCGGGAGCAGCCCGTGCCCTCCGCGCGTGACCAGGTGGCTTCGCAGTCCGGGCCCTGGCTGTTGCTGGTGGATTCGGACCGCGTCGCGGACGAAGTCAGGGCGTTGGCGCGGCAACGCGCGTGGACCTGCGTGGTGGCCACGCCCGGTGCGTCCTACGAGCGCGTCGACGCGAACCACTACCGGCTGAACCCCAACGACGCTGCGGGCTTTGACCGGCTGCTCCAGGACGTCTCCGCTCCGGCGGCAGTGGCCTACCTGTGGGGGCTCGGCGACCGTTCTCCCGAAGCCCTCTCCGGCGCGGTGACGTCGAGCACCGTGGGCGCGCTTCACCTCGTGAAAGCGATGGCGCGTGCCGGCTGGGCGCAGCCGCCTGCCTTCTGGATGGTGACGGAGAGCGCGGTGGCCGCCACGTCCACGGATGCGGTGGAGGGCTTTGCTCAGGCCTCGCTCTGGGGCTTCGGCCGCGCGGTGGCCATCGAGCACACGGAGTTCATGTGCCGCATGGTCGACCTGGAGCCGGGCTCCGAGTCGCTGGAGCGCTTGTTCCACCTCATGGCGCAGCCGCCGCAGGAGAACGTCATGGCCCTGCGCGGCGGCCGGCTCCTGGGCGCGCGCCTCGTGCGTCCTGGCAAACCACCGGAACGCGCGGCCCCCGTGCGTATCCACCCGGAGGGCGTCTACCTCGTCACGGGAGGCCTGGGGGCGCTGGGGCTCGCGACGGCGGAGTGGCTGGTGGGGGCCGGGGCGCGGCACCTGCTGCTGGTGGGACGGAGCGAGCCCACGGACGCGGCGAACGCTCGGCTCACGGCGCTGACCGCCCGGGGCGTCGGCGTCACCGTCGCACGCGGTGATGTCTCTCGCCAGGAGGACGTGCAGCGGCTGGTGGCGGGCGTGTCCGAGCGGGGCCAGTCCCTGCGAGGCATCATCCACACGGCGGGCGTGCTGGAGGACGGCGTCATCCTGCACCAGGATGCGGAGCGCTTCTCGCGCGTGTTCGCGCCCAAGGTGCAGGGCGCGTTGAACCTGCACCTCGCCACGGCCGGGATGCCGCTGGACCTCTTCGTCATGTACTCGTCCGCGGCCTCGCTGGTGGGCGTGGCGGGGCAGTCCAACTACGTGGCGGCGAACAGTGTCCTGGACTCGCTGGCGCACCACCGGAACCGCCAGGGTCTGCCAGCCCTCAGCATCAACTGGGGACGGTGGGCGGGCGCGGGCATGGCCGCCAAGAGCGCGGACCGGCCGGAAGCGTCGGATGCCGCCAGCCTCTCACCCGAAGTGGCGCTCCAGGTCTTTGAACAGCTGCTCGAGCAGGGAGCCGTGCAGGTGGGCGTGGTGCCCTTCAGCGTCTCCTCGGTGGAGGCGGGGCCTTCGCCCGGCCATGGCCCCTTGTTCTCCGAGCTGATGCTCCGTGAGCAGGCCCGGTCCGCGGCGGCTTCGCGGATGCATGAGCTGATGGACGAGCTGAAGCGGGCGGACGGAGAGCGTCGGCGCGCGCTGCTGACACGGTACGTGCAGAGCCGGCTGGGGCCCTTGCTGGGCTTCGCCCCGGACCACGAGGTCCTCCAGAAGAGGATTTCCTTGAACGAGATGGGGCTCGATTCGCTGCGCGCGGTCGAGCTGAAGAACCGCATTGGCCGCGAGCTGGGAGTGGACCTGCTCATGGCGCGTTTCATCGACGGCACCACGCTCGACGGGATTGTGGATGCGCTGAGCACCCAGCTCGAGCTCAAGGAGCTGCTCGCGCGTGCTCCCGCGGCCGAGGCCGCAGCCGACATCGAGGAGTTGACGGTATGA